GATTTGATCAGAACAATCGTAACTcttccaatgttttttttaaaactggccACTTTTTTGCAAAGTCCAACAGCTCAAGCAACAGCTGCGCTTCTTCgcctaaaatataaaaagataaagataatcttataaatatttaaaataaagaacaatAGAGATATCCTTATTTAatgctaattaaaaatttaatgaagtttaccaatttggaaaacaaaaatacttaagcaattactaataaaatttaacaagaaaccaatcaattatatttataagtaaatttacacACCTGTTGCCGAAATATGACATGAGATTTTCTGAGGGGCCTTTTTTGGAATATTACATTCCAATAACTCAGAAAATCCGTTGGGGTCAAAACAACTCATATCAGAGTCCAGTTCACCGTGTGATGCAAACCTAGTCGACAGACTTCTTAACACTGTCTAGAATACCATTGTGGACCTCtacttcaaactttttttaaaggatcTGTAAGTGGATCATCATTTGCTAATTCTCCTGCCATTACTTTTCTTATTCTTTTGCGTACCATTGGCAAATCTGTCTGTATAACACAGTCACATTCTTTCTCGTCAAGAATGGTTGCGGACACATTAATGAAATGGTCTGCGGCCACCTTAACTTGATCAAAATTGCGTGATTGAGTTTGAATTTCTGAAATAGTTACTTTAACCGTCTCAAACGCCTTTATGAAATTCAATCCAGACGTCTGTAGGTATTTGGACAGTGGTGTGGTTGACTCCATTATTCTTAGATATACAAATCCCGTCAGTACAATCTTATACTTCAATAAGGACGTTAATAGACACTGCCCATCATAGCGTGCTTCAACACTTAATTTAGTGGAAGAGACTGCTATTTCCAGTACTTGAACGACGTCTGTGTATAATGCTCCTTCACCGTCGCGAAACGtaccaaaaaacttttgaagGGCATCGTGTTTGGACCCCCATCTAGTAGCACCGATAACACTTAGTCGTTTGTGAATGTTTTGgccatttttttctttcatgtgATCAGTCCAAAGGTCCATTCTCGAGTAGGACTCACGAAAAATCACAGCAGTCTTTTGAAGTATACCAAAAAGTGTCATTGAAGCTTCATTACTGCTAGTGGCGTCACATACGACCAGATTTGAAGCATGCACATAACACCATGTGTGAATGTGTCCAGGAGACGCTTTTTCTAATAATGTAGTAAATCCATTGTATGCCGCGGCCATATTAGACGCGCCATCAGTACTATCTGACACACATTTAGTAATATCAATGCCATTTTGTTCCAAAACATTTGACATCAATTTGCACAGATCACTGCCTTTTCCAGAATGTGAATCGACAACAAGTCGCTCCTCAACTTTTTCGGTAACGTATCGCAGGACTATCGCACATTTATCCGCTTGTGTTACATCTTGAGTTGTGTCAAGTTGCACTGAGAATATTCCCGCTTGTTGTACTTCTTCAGCAATAGCACTTTTCATTAATTTAGCGATTCCTAATATAATTTGGTTTACAGTGGATTTGGAAATAAAAGTATTTCTGTTAGCTCTATTCCTCTTATCCTGTTTATCATTCAGCATGCCTTTGTCGATAATTTCCTTCAAATGCGCTTTTAGAATTTCATCGTACTTCGCAACAAGAATCACGATTTCAAGAAATGTTCCATGATCCACTCTGTTGTTAGCCAAAACATTGACGGCTTCGCAACCAGCCTTACCTCGATATGGCATACCACGTTTACCAATCACTTTGACAATTGACACTACTCTGTCCACGATCAATCTACGATGTAAAACATGCTGTTTTCGTAGACTATATTGCTGACCTTGTACCATATCTAGAATGGTTCGATTAGCAGAGAAATGTAGATAAGCCTCGACACATTCTTGGTGTCTCTGACAATTTGTGTTCCACAATACGTTGATGGATATGAGTCCAACTGTTAAAACCTGTTACAAACGAACTTGGTTGCTGCTTCTCATTTCCATGTGCCAAACAATCACTGCAAAACAGGCACTCTTCTTCTTCTGAAAATGAAAGAAACATACGCTGCATACCATCTTCAGGACGATAATACaccatttttgaattaaagtgaCGTGTTTCAGGCTGATGTGGGTGATATTTATAGAAAGTTGTCAGTTCATTCAGGTGAGGCTTATTAAACCAATCATTCACTTGGGTAGTAGTTTTTTCGTTATCACCAGTAGGTTCTACCATGCTTGAAGAAGCTGTGATGTTTAGAATGAGGATTGGTTGGGTCATTTCATTATTGTCAGTATGAATGCCATCTTCATCATCAAGGTTTGTTTGGGTCTCTTTAGCAACGTGAGATTGAACCTCATCAACAAGCTCAGCATTAGCATGGTGTTGCAGGGTATTTGAATTCAGTTTAGAAAACATGGATAGtagatttttagttgttttagcATCTCCTCGCAGAAGCTTTATGTTTCTCTCACGTAATTTTTCATGTCAACTTTTTCGCTTACACGTCACacctgtaaaaaaataaaaaaataaacatttgtatTAGCCTTTTAACTACTATGAtagtttttgttgattaattttaaataagtgttaTGAATGGAAGACCTGCGACTGTATTGTTATTTGTGTGAAGTTTGTTAAtctgattatttttaaagaatttaacttaaaactttagaatatactaattttaatatttttaaaataaacctaCATTTTATTAAACCTACATTATTATTAcctacattattattaaacctacatatttattaaaataaacctacatctttattaataataaatcattcatatttgtttttataaactgtGTAGGGATTTCTTGTTAACATACATactatacatactatatatactatacatactatataaaatataaatagattactttttgtttttaaatagtaaaataccatattaataaaaaaccaatatttatttaaatacctttttactttttttgttagatatgttatattatatttataatattgttttgatttagaaaatgtttattgaaataataaattataaaagaagcattacattaaattaaaaattctatataagatatgcataataaattatttaacgcgtttttatttaactcgttttatttaaacaataatctaTAGTGAAAACAAAGTTGAATAATGCAAAATCTGGAGTAAATTTCAACtcacaattttttattactattctagaaatttattaaaaaaattaaagaaaatacgttttaaaatattataaaattttaagatgTTGTATTGCTGACGGCCCACCGGGAAATGTCCCTGTGTCCCGGTGGCCTAATCCGCCCTTGATCTTATATATGCAGGTTGTTAGTTTAATAAGTATAAAGTAAGAATCTTACTCTATGAGATTGTTAATGTGAAATATTGACAAAgcttatgataaaatattaaaataacataaaaaaatcattttattctaaaactcatttcttggcttttagtgaatgattagaagtAGCAAGTTTCAGTAACGAAACAATCTAATACTTATTTTTGACAATAGACACCAGCGAAAAGGTAAGCCAAGTTGTCTATccacacaaaacatcacaataACATCACAATCACAAAACACACTGTttaacagaacacaaacatactcGTCATGACTGATATAATGGTTTAAAGATTTATGGGCGCACCAACACCGCTCCAGATGAgccaaaaaaatacaaacataaatacattaaattggataataataataataacaaacataaacacaataaattaaatttgcattGTGTCTAAAACGACATTAactaaattttgctttttttgaacAACGCCCTCCAGATACCCATCAGCCTTTCCCTCTACCAGAggtccaacagaacacaaacatacacataattACTGACAGGTACATAAACACAATGAAACATATAGCGACTTACGGGTGCGTCAACACCGCTCCAGATgtccaacagaacacaaacatacacataataATGACTGGCATGTACATGAACACAATGAAACATATAGCAACTTACGGGTGCGTCAGCACCGCTCCAGAGGTCCAGCAGAACAAAAACATACACGTAATGACTGATAGGTATATAAACATAGTGAAACATACAGCGACTTGCGTTGCGTAATaacaaacatacaaataaatacTTACCGGTAGATCAACACCACTATAGAGGTTCAACAGCAGCAAACAAGTTTAAATATAGTGACTTGCAGGTGCACCTACAAAAACATACATAATAACTTACAAATGCGTAAACACAAGTATATACATTTTAACAAGTATGTCAGGACAAAAATAGAAAGCATGACTTACCAGTATGTAACCATGGCAGCAGATGtccaataaaaaacaaatatacaaataaagatttttggGTCACAAACACCGCTCCAGATGACCAAAAAGATTACAAACATGTAAACATCCCATCAGACAATAATTATCTTTTTGCATGTACCAAAAATTCAGATAGCCATACATCTGGTTGGAGTGCAATACATTCTATTGCACTCAAACTAGATTTGAAAAcacatgaaaattttaaagcaacAGGCAATAGACACTATATAAGCACTTTTTTTTCCGACCTGGATTTACCAGAATCAGATAGGTAATTATTTTACACGCATATGGGCAATTCAAAAGATACCAACAAAAACACATATGAAACTCCTAAAGCCATGCGAGCCATTACACGCAGAGGAAGCAGGCTTTTGGAGATTGAAGgtaaatgttttctatttaaatttttgaaaagaatagtATTTACCAGTTTATTACAAACATATTATTGCATGCtatatataactaattaatttttttttttacaccttATGAAGCCGATAATAAAGTTCAGAATTCATCAGAAAGTACTAACAATGGTaagttaattttagttttatttaaagttagtttttaaaatctaactttAAATCGAAGAATTTTGAATCTATAATCGCCAGGTCCAGAGTCTGAAATCTCTTACTTTAGTTTCAATTCAAAAGTTCTAAATATCACTATTAAAACAAAGTCAGTGTCTCCTTGCTTCAATTCTCTTATTAATCTTGACAAGGAATTTGGATTAAAGAAGTTgagattataaaataatgttttgcttTCCAATCTTTATGGTATCAAAGagaaattttggaaaaattagttagttttttctttaagaaagATATCGTTATCTACACATGTTTAGTAGAgtcaaaaagttttatcttaAGAGATATGAAAGTATATAAACCCTTGAATGCTTTTAACTATTTTCTTCTAGGACATTTTTAAGGTGATTTGAATAAAGAGTCTGCCGACTCTTTATTCAAGTTCTTTATTCAGACTCAGATTTGAGTatatgcttaaaaatattttgctctttttGTCTACCAGCTGCTGTGCATGctgcaaaaatgttaaaatttgtaaatggtCTATAATAAccaaataatatttagataaagATTATCACTTTTAGAAGACAAGAGGTGAAGAATTAATGTTGGCAAGATTCAAAATTATTCTTACATAATGCCAAGTATGTattcttaaccttaaaaaaaaattatttaaaaaattcatgtaTTTTACTTTTCTCATTTTGTTTTTAGGCCAAAAAGAT
This Hydra vulgaris chromosome 04, alternate assembly HydraT2T_AEP DNA region includes the following protein-coding sequences:
- the LOC136079143 gene encoding uncharacterized protein LOC136079143, with protein sequence MVQGQQYSLRKQHVLHRRLIVDRVVSIVKVIGKRGMPYRGKAGCEAVNVLANNRVDHGTFLEIVILVAKYDEILKAHLKEIIDKGMLNDKQDKRNRANRNTFISKSTVNQIILGIAKLMKSAIAEEVQQAGIFSVQLDTTQDVTQADKCAIVLRYVTEKVEERLVVDSHSGKGSDLCKLMSNVLEQNGIDITKCVSDSTDGASNMAAAYNGFTTLLEKASPGHIHTWCYVHASNLVVCDATSSNEASMTLFGILQKTAVIFRESYSRMDLWTDHMKEKNGQNIHKRLSVIGATRWGSKHDALQKFFGTFRDGEGALYTDVVQVLEIAVSSTKLSVEARYDGQCLLTSLLKYKIVLTGFVYLRIMESTTPLSKYLQTSGLNFIKAFETVKVTISEIQTQSRNFDQVKVAADHFINVSATILDEKECDCVIQTDLPMVRKRIRKVMAGELANDDPLTDPLKKV